A single genomic interval of Nocardioides nitrophenolicus harbors:
- a CDS encoding PP2C family protein-serine/threonine phosphatase produces the protein MNRVELHHGAASDVGLVRQVNEDAFLADPPVFAVADGMGGHDRGDVASRYAVEELARLVDRAYDLEDGTAAVDAALQAAQDRLLAYDEEQRAAGAGDHFAAGTTVVLALLVQSADRPHWLLANVGDSRIYRWNEGELEQVSVDHSLVQELVDAGRITPDDAATHPNRNVITRALGGAAMPGAVSGAADYYLLPLAAAERLLLCSDGVSGMVDDVTIASLLAEHDDPRDAADALVAAAVTAGGHDNATAVVVDVVGLAHVDPYDSHAQRLSLEQKLGALP, from the coding sequence GTGAACAGGGTCGAGCTGCACCACGGTGCCGCGAGCGACGTCGGCCTGGTCCGCCAGGTCAACGAGGACGCCTTCCTGGCCGACCCGCCGGTCTTCGCGGTGGCCGACGGGATGGGCGGGCACGACCGCGGGGACGTGGCCAGCAGGTACGCCGTCGAGGAGCTGGCCCGCTTGGTCGACCGGGCCTACGACCTCGAGGACGGCACCGCCGCCGTCGACGCCGCGCTCCAGGCCGCCCAGGACCGGCTGCTCGCCTACGACGAGGAGCAGCGCGCGGCCGGGGCCGGTGACCACTTCGCCGCCGGCACCACCGTCGTCCTCGCCCTCCTCGTGCAGTCCGCCGACCGCCCGCACTGGCTGCTGGCCAACGTCGGCGACTCCCGGATCTACCGCTGGAACGAGGGCGAGCTGGAGCAGGTCAGCGTCGACCACAGCCTGGTCCAGGAGCTCGTCGACGCCGGCCGGATCACCCCCGACGACGCGGCCACGCACCCCAACCGCAATGTCATCACCCGCGCGCTGGGGGGTGCGGCGATGCCGGGCGCGGTGAGCGGCGCGGCCGACTACTACCTGCTGCCCCTCGCGGCCGCGGAGCGCCTGCTGCTGTGCTCCGACGGCGTCAGTGGCATGGTGGACGACGTGACCATCGCCTCCCTCCTCGCGGAACACGACGATCCGCGCGACGCCGCCGACGCCCTCGTGGCCGCCGCGGTCACCGCCGGAGGCCACGACAACGCGACCGCGGTCGTCGTCGATGTGGTGGGATTGGCACACGTTGACCCGTACGACTCGCACGCGCAGCGGCTGAGTCTGGAGCAGAAGTTGGGGGCCCTCCCATGA
- a CDS encoding RDD family protein has translation MSHVPTPPPPAAGDLRPAEMERRFTAFVVDRAVGWGIAAAAAFAVWRLVEPDDGVVVVLTFLGVAALVGLVLAVLVGTTGLTPGKAATGLRVLRRTTGRPIGVGAALLRGIVLGLAGLPTAGLGLATFAWTAAMDPSRQRRGLHDRIGDAVVVDARPRPVEVAPEVDRPQQIVNLTAMRLLPSPVEEHPTPVPEPTPTPTPAPIPTPAPTPTPVPTPAPQPPAPPPAPPAPAPTPAAPRIPVEQTRVRPEPGAAPAVPPSPATVRWRVAFDTGEAFVVEGLALVGRRPEPRPGEEARHVVPLRSSDMSLSKTHAQFQVAPDGALVVMDRGSTNGSYVIRKGMSRSLSPGRPSTLLAGDEVRFGDRTMRVEREA, from the coding sequence ATGTCGCACGTCCCCACCCCGCCACCCCCCGCCGCCGGCGACCTCCGCCCGGCGGAGATGGAGCGACGGTTCACGGCGTTCGTCGTCGACCGCGCGGTCGGCTGGGGGATCGCGGCGGCCGCGGCCTTCGCGGTGTGGCGCCTGGTCGAGCCCGACGACGGCGTCGTCGTGGTGCTCACCTTCCTCGGCGTCGCGGCGCTGGTGGGCCTGGTGCTCGCCGTCCTGGTCGGTACGACGGGGCTGACGCCCGGGAAGGCCGCGACCGGACTGCGCGTGCTCCGGCGGACGACGGGCCGCCCGATCGGCGTCGGCGCCGCGCTGCTGCGCGGGATCGTGCTCGGGCTCGCCGGTCTGCCCACCGCCGGACTCGGTCTGGCCACCTTCGCCTGGACCGCGGCGATGGACCCGTCCCGGCAGCGTCGTGGACTGCACGACCGGATCGGCGACGCCGTCGTGGTCGACGCCCGGCCGCGTCCGGTCGAGGTTGCGCCGGAGGTCGATCGGCCCCAGCAGATCGTGAACCTCACCGCGATGCGGCTGCTGCCCTCGCCGGTCGAGGAGCATCCCACCCCGGTTCCCGAGCCGACGCCCACCCCGACCCCGGCGCCCATCCCGACTCCTGCCCCCACGCCCACCCCCGTGCCCACCCCCGCGCCTCAGCCGCCCGCGCCCCCGCCCGCCCCGCCGGCTCCCGCACCCACCCCCGCGGCTCCCCGGATCCCGGTCGAGCAGACCCGGGTCCGGCCCGAGCCGGGCGCCGCGCCGGCTGTGCCGCCGAGCCCGGCGACGGTGCGCTGGCGGGTGGCCTTCGACACGGGGGAGGCCTTCGTGGTCGAGGGCCTGGCGTTGGTCGGCCGGCGCCCGGAGCCGCGGCCGGGGGAGGAGGCGCGCCACGTGGTGCCGCTGCGCTCCTCCGACATGTCGCTGTCGAAGACCCACGCCCAGTTCCAGGTCGCTCCCGACGGCGCGCTCGTCGTGATGGACCGGGGCTCGACCAACGGCTCCTATGTCATCCGCAAGGGCATGTCGCGCTCGCTGTCGCCGGGGCGCCCGAGCACCCTGCTCGCGGGTGACGAGGTGCGCTTCGGCGACCGCACCATGCGGGTCGAGCGGGAGGCCTGA
- a CDS encoding GNAT family N-acetyltransferase — MATELTAPVLPAPPLPLTTERLVLRTVRASDSAAIGAYCADPEVTRYLPFPALDAAGLATRMERLVAGTAPSEPGEILALAAVHDGVLVGDLMLRFVDRHGETDPPAIGELGWVFAPAYAGRGFATEAARALVDLAFGHYPLHRLMARLDPRNLPSARLCERLGMRHEAHTREDYADRDGTWSDTAVYGLLRREWAAGG, encoded by the coding sequence GTGGCAACCGAATTGACCGCCCCGGTACTCCCGGCGCCTCCTCTGCCCCTGACGACCGAGCGGCTGGTGCTGCGCACCGTGCGGGCCTCGGACAGCGCGGCGATCGGCGCCTACTGCGCCGATCCGGAGGTCACCCGCTACCTGCCGTTCCCGGCGCTCGACGCCGCGGGCCTGGCCACGCGGATGGAGCGCCTGGTCGCCGGCACCGCCCCGTCGGAGCCGGGCGAGATCCTGGCGCTCGCGGCGGTCCACGACGGCGTGCTCGTCGGCGACCTGATGCTGCGCTTCGTCGACCGCCACGGCGAGACCGATCCGCCGGCGATCGGCGAGCTGGGGTGGGTGTTCGCCCCCGCGTACGCCGGACGCGGGTTCGCCACCGAGGCGGCCCGGGCCCTGGTCGACCTCGCCTTCGGCCACTACCCCCTCCACCGGCTGATGGCACGGCTCGACCCGCGCAACCTGCCGTCGGCGCGGCTGTGCGAGCGGCTGGGGATGCGCCACGAGGCGCACACCCGCGAGGACTACGCCGACCGCGACGGCACCTGGAGCGACACCGCGGTCTACGGACTGCTGCGCCGTGAGTGGGCCGCCGGCGGCTGA
- a CDS encoding cold-shock protein, with amino-acid sequence MPTGKVKWYDAEKGFGFLSQQGGDDVYVRADALPEGVTTLKAGTRVEFGIAQGRRGEQALQVRILDAPASVSRNQQQAKRKKPEEMVPIVEDLIRLLDGVGEAYRHGRHPDRRTAQPVAKLLRALADELEA; translated from the coding sequence GTGCCGACTGGCAAGGTGAAGTGGTACGACGCGGAGAAGGGCTTCGGCTTCCTCTCCCAGCAGGGCGGCGACGACGTCTACGTCCGCGCCGATGCGCTGCCCGAGGGCGTGACCACCCTCAAGGCGGGCACCCGCGTCGAGTTCGGCATCGCCCAGGGCCGGCGCGGCGAGCAGGCGCTCCAGGTCCGCATCCTCGACGCGCCCGCCTCGGTGTCCCGCAACCAGCAGCAGGCCAAGCGCAAGAAGCCCGAGGAGATGGTCCCGATCGTCGAGGACCTGATCCGGCTGCTCGACGGCGTCGGCGAGGCCTACCGCCACGGCCGGCACCCCGACCGTCGTACGGCGCAGCCGGTGGCCAAGCTGCTGCGCGCGCTCGCCGACGAGCTGGAGGCCTGA